The proteins below are encoded in one region of Penicillium psychrofluorescens genome assembly, chromosome: 4:
- a CDS encoding uncharacterized protein (ID:PFLUO_006374-T1.cds;~source:funannotate) produces the protein MSDDEEYYEFEDDYLWDDVVPDLVDELAASSYYDISYYDDPAQDVQEFFSDWEYYSDDYYDEDASAAPKTKPKPTTKRKRETSPSVHRGPPPVQSTTKPDITSFQGVVWKTPSLERDQDVAVQIYEPGYGDKVALLENWREVFKSAQPGLDKSRLRKKRAREESLRPSLATAVAAVEPMETDAVDITTPLAGSEAPHQLDSSDQISDVLSLETLRSKDGDAGEASNTTPEQVLSPNNAPKPAALAPAKRGRKRKAETSVPEHASKDGPAGDSVKPRGKRVASRKVSGGSGQAGASQAAGSVRRSTRQKK, from the exons ATgtcggatgacgaggaaTACTACGAGTTCGAAGATGACTATCTCTGGGATGACGTGGTCCCGGACCTAGTC GACGAACTCGCCGCAAGCTCATACTACGACATCTCGTACTACGACGACCCCGCGCAGGACGTGCAAGAATTCTTCAGTGACTGGGAATACTACTCAGATGACTactacgacgaggatgccTCAGCAGCGCCGAAAACAAAGCCGAAACCCACCACGAAACGCAAACGCGAGACCTCCCCTTCCGTGCACCGCGGCCCCCCACCGGTCCAGTCTACCACAAAACCAGATATCACTTCCTTCCAAGGCGTGGTTTGGAAGACACCCAGCCTGGAAAGGGACCAGGATGTCGCCGTGCAGATCTACGAGCCGGGCTACGGGGACAAGGTTGCCCTGCTGGAGAACTGGCGCGAGGTATTCAAGTCCGCGCAGCCGGGTCTGGATAAATCGcgcctgcgcaagaagcggGCGAGGGAGGAGTCACTTCGGCCTAGTCTCGCCACCGCTGTTGCTGCAGTTGAGCCCATGGAGACCGATGCGGTGGATATTACGACCCCACTAGCAGGCAGCGAGGCGCCGCATCAGCTAGACAGCTCAGATCAAATATCGGACGTGCTATCATTGGAAACCCTACGCTCGAAGGACGGGGACGCGGGCGAGGCGTCCAATACCACGCCGGAGCAGGTGCTGTCCCCCAATAACGCACCCAAGCCTGCTGCCTTGGCTCCTGCCAAGAGGGGTCGGAAGCGTAAAGCGGAGACCTCGGTGCCGGAGCATGCGAGTAAGGATGGGCCTGCTGGGGACTCGGTGAAGCCGCGGGGGAAACGAGTTGCGTCAAGGAAGGTCAGTGGTGGTAGTGGGCAGGCTGGTGCGTCGCAGGCGGCGGGTTCAGTGCGCCGGTCGACGAGGCAGAAGAAGTAA
- a CDS encoding uncharacterized protein (ID:PFLUO_006375-T1.cds;~source:funannotate) has translation MASLSPLSSVFRSSTARSFSRVRKPIPTLAVSPRLWRTVSTKHPAGFEPPTDEDLLELRDRVQEFTRREIPAEVAARTDEQNEFPADMWKKLGDAGFLGVTANEEYGGLGMGYQAHCVVMEELSRASGSIGLSYAAHSQLCVNQISLNGSAAQKERFLPGLLSGEKVGALAMSEHSAGSDVVSMKTTAKEVDGGWVLNGTKMWITNGPDADFIVVYAKTEPEKGSKGITAFIVEKSSKGFSCARKLDKLGMRGSNTGELIFEDVFVPRENLLGEVNRGVRVLMEGLDLERLVLSAGPLGIMQAALDLVLPYTHVRKQFGTPIAHNQLIQGKLADMYTKLAASRAYTYTTARQVDQAAVASGEMVVRTQDCAGAILYAAERATECTLDAIQLMGGSGYINEIPAGRLLRDAKLYEIGAGTSEIRRMVIGRAFNKEYA, from the exons atggcgtccCTCTCCCCTCTATCCTCCGTCTTCcgctcctccaccgcccGTTCATTCTCACGGGTGCGCAAGCCCATCCCCACACTTGCCGTCTCCCCGCGTTTATGGCGGACCGTGTCGACCAAACACCCAGCAGGCTTTGAGCCACCCACCGACGAAGATTTGTTGGAACTGCGCGATCGGGTGCAGGAATTTACTC GTCGCGAGATCCCCGCCGAGGTGGCCGCACGGACAGACGAACAGAATGAGTTTCCTGCAGACATGTGGAAGAAGCTCGGTGATGCTGG GTTCCTCGGCGTGACGGCTAATGAAGAATACGGCGGTTTGGGAATGGGCTACCAGGCCCATTGCGTGGTAATGGAAGAGCTCAGCCGAGCCTCTGGCAGTATCGGACTATCGTACGCCGCGCATTCGCAACTCTGCGTGAACCAGATCTCACTCAATGGGTCGGCCGCGCAGAAAGAGCGATTCCTGCCTGGCCTCCTGTCTGGTGAGAAGGTCGGCGCGCTGGCCATGTCCGAGCACTCGGCGGGCTCGGATGTCGTGAGCATGAAGACGAcggcgaaggaggtggaCGGTGGGTGGGTGTTGAATGGGACCAAGATGTGGATTACCAAT GGTCCTGATGCGGACTTTATTGTTGTATATGCCAAGACGGAGCCCGAGAAGGGCTCGAAGGGGATCACGGCCTTTATCGTGGAGAAGTCGTCCAAGGGCTTCTCGTGTGCGCGCAAGCTCGACAAGTTGGGCATGCGCGGCTCGAACACGGGGGAGCTGATCTTCGAGGATGTGTTTGTTCCTCGGGAGAACCtgctgggcgaggtgaaCCGTGGCGTTCGTGTGTTGATGGAGGGGTTGGATCTGGAGAGACTTGTTCTGAGCGCTGGGCCCTTGGG AATTATGCAAGCAGCCCTTGACCTGGTCCTCCCCTACACTCACGTGCGAAAGCAGTTTGGAACTCCCATCGCGCACAACCAGCTCATTCAGGGCAAGTTGGCGGACATGTACACCAAGCTAGCCGCCTCGCGGGCCTACACCTATACCACGGCGCGACAGGTCGACCAAGCCGCCGTAGCATCGGGTGAGATGGTGGTCCGGACGCAGGATTGCGCGGGAGCAATCCTCTATGCCGCTGAGCGGGCGACGGAGTGTACTCTGGACGCGATTCAGCTCATGGGGGGAAGCGGCTATATTAATGAGATCCCTGCCGGGCGGTTGCTAAGGGATGCAAAGTTGTATGAGATTGGTGCGGGCACGAGCGAGATTCGACGGATGGTCATCGGTCGTGCGTTTAACAAGGAGTATGCGTAG
- a CDS encoding uncharacterized protein (ID:PFLUO_006376-T1.cds;~source:funannotate) codes for MRAPSPLVLRSLGSTRAVRRSQTAPLLRLSARTIASYTHPHHASALSVLPTAVDTSSSEYRENSQQMQELLDRMSSLHAKIGQGGTEKAREKHIARGKMLPRDRISSLIDPGTPFLELSPLAGHEVYEGEDVPAGGIITGIGTVEGVNCMIVANDSTVKGGTYYPITVKKHLRAQAVAQENRLPCIYLVDSGGANLPHQKDVFPDRDHIGRFFYNQARMSSLGIPQLSVVMGPCTAGGAYVPAMSDETIIVENQGTIFLAGPPLVKAATGEVVSAEDLGGGLLHSTISGVTDYLAVDDAHALVLARRSVANLNYPITRGPLQLENANTDSLVIKEPLYDPAELNGIVGTNLRRQIPAHEVIARIVDGSEFAEFKRDYGTTLVTGFARIQGHRVGIVANNGILFSESSLKGAHFIELCAQRRIPLVFLQNISGFMVGADAEKGGIAKNGAKLVTAVACADVPKFTVVFGSSAGAGNYGMCGRAYSPRLLFMWPNAKIGVMGSEQLSAVMEAVGRTADPALKARIDHESEAIYSSARLWDDGVIPPAQTRHMLGLGLTAALSGKAEPNVQTRFGVFRM; via the exons ATGCGCGCCCCGTCCCCGCTTGTTCTTCGGAGCCTGGGCTCAACCCGAGCTGTGCGCCGCAGCCAAACTGCTCCTCTCCTCAGACTCTCGGCTCGAACGATTGCCAGCTATACACATCCTCACCATGCATCCGCACTATCTGTCCTCCCCACTGCCGTGGAcacctcgtcgtccgagtACCGCGAAAACAGCCAGCAGATGCAGGAGCTCCTGGATCGGATGAGCAGCCTGCACGCGAAAATCGGACAGGGAGGAACTGAAAAGGCGCGTGAGAAGCACATCGCACGCGGCAAGATGCTGCCGCGGGACCGTATCTCTTCCCTGATCGATCCCGGCACGCCCTTCCTAGAATTGTCCCCGCTCGCCGGCCACGAAGTCTACGAAGGCGAGGATGTGCCCGCTGGTGGCATTATCACGGGTATCGGCACAGTCGAAGGCGTCAACTGCATGATCGTGGCCAACGATAGCACCGTCAAGGGTGGCACGTATTACCCGATCACCGTCAAGAAGCACCTGCGCGCACAGGCAGTGGCCCAGGAGAATCGCTTGCCCTGCATCTACCTCGTCGATTCAGGCGGTGCCAATCTGCCTCACCAGAAAGATGTCTTCCCGGATCGGGACCATATCGGGCGTTTCTTCTACAACCAGGCTCGCATGAGCTCCCTGGGGATCCCTCAGCTGTCCGTTGTGATGGGTCCCTGTaccgccggcggcgcctATGTGCCCGCCATGAGCGACGAAACCATTATTGTCGAGAACCAGGGCACTATCTTCCTCGCTGGCCCACCACTCGTCAAGGCTGCCACGGGAGAAGTGGTCTCGGCCGAGGACCTGGGCGGCGGCCTGCTGCATTCGACCATCTCCGGCGTGACCGACTACCTCGCCGTGGACGATGCCCACGCTCTAGTGCTCGCCCGACGCTCCGTCGCCAACCTGAACTACCCTATCACGCGAGGGCCCCTGCAGTTGGAGAATGCCAACACCGACAGCCTCGTCATCAAAGAACCCCTCTACGATCCCGCCGAGCTAAACGGCATCGTTGGCACGAACCTGCGCCGCCAGATCCCGGCGCACGAGGTGATCGCGCGCATCGTGGACGGCAGCGAGTTCGCCGAGTTCAAGCGCGATTACGGCACCACGCTGGTGACGGGCTTTGCGCGCATCCAGGGCCACCGTGTCGGCATCGTCGCCAACAATGGGATATTGTTCTCCGAGTCCTCGCTCAAGGGCGCCCATTTCATCGAGCTGTGCGCCCAGCGCCGCATCCCTCTCGTGTTCCTGCAGAATATCTCGGGTTTCATGGTCGGCGCCGATGCAGAGAAGGGCGGGATCGCGAAGAACGGAGCTAAGCTGGTTACAGCTGTCGCCTGTGCGGATGTGCCCAAGTTTACAGTCGTGTTTGGGTCGAGTGCTGGTGCTGGCAATTACGGGATGTG TGGCCGTGCCTACTCCCCCCGCCTACTCTTCATGTGGCCCAACGCCAAAATCGGCGTGATGGGCTCCGAACAACTCTCCGCGGTCATGGAGGCCGTCGGCCGCACCGCCGACCCAGCTCTCAAGGCTCGCATCGACCATGAATCCGAGGCGATCTATTCCTCTGCCCGCCTATGGGATGACGGTGTCATTCCACCCGCCCAAACGAGGCATATGCTCGGATTGGGACTGACAGCTGCGCTGAGCGGAAAGGCCGAGCCGAATGTGCAGACCCGGTTCGGCGTATTCCGCATGTGA
- a CDS encoding uncharacterized protein (ID:PFLUO_006377-T1.cds;~source:funannotate) encodes MREIYMKQGQGFLLVFSITSNSSLNELAELREQIIRIKDDEHVPLVIVGNKSDLEDDRAVPRARAFGLSQNWGNAPYYETSARRRANVNEVFVDLCRQIIRKDLGEPTEFRKAREGPVLRQDRAKRQSRRAGGRCVIL; translated from the exons ATGAG AGAAATCTACATGaaacaaggccaaggcttcctcctcgtcttctcaATAACAAGCAACTCCTCGCTGAACGAACTCGCCGAACTCCGCGAACAAATCATCCGAATCAAAGACGACGAACACGTCCCGCTCGTGATAGTCGGCAACAAATCCGACCTGGAAGACGACCGCGCCGTGCCCCGCGCGCGCGCCTTCGGCCTCTCCCAAAACTGGGGCAACGCGCCCTACTACGAGACCTCTGCGCGGCGCCGCGCAAACGTCAACGAGGTCTTCGTTGACTTGTGCCGTCAGATTATCCGTAAGGATCTAGGTGAACCCACGGAGTTTCGGAAGGCGCGCGAGGGGCCGGTTCTTCGTCAGGATAGGGCAAAGAGGCAGAGTCGTCGTGCGGGTGGGCGGTGTGTGATTCTCTAA